The proteins below are encoded in one region of Euryarchaeota archaeon:
- a CDS encoding multicopper oxidase family protein has protein sequence MSSIASRPTQIGFVFILLLASLSGCVGTSPAPSEGAPVQFASSGEVKEFDLFVHHGIIQLFPGATVQAMFFTDKETAPAPGEVVHSGHGTVPGPMIRVREGDLVRVNVRNLAAPFNHTFHVHGLIVPWEQDGVPYLTQAPIKPGEAYTYEFTLKQSGTYWYHCHVDAAHHIDMGMYGAFIVEPADNSKEPKFNREETLIFDEWDTSHIHNLAVGQNAIPKSGDPLAVGDYATRQARDGYNNQQVAANPVREPRNWYPETYPPYMPQYNAFLINGKAFPETETISVETGDTLRLRLINAGFEWHAIHLHGHNFLVTHKDGYLLSAPYRADTISIGPGERYDIVVELNNPGIWMLQDANELSLRNDQIYPGGMMTSIVYKSYADKAGVHSHRAADYLNLYERLNA, from the coding sequence ATGTCGTCTATAGCATCGAGACCGACGCAGATCGGCTTCGTCTTCATCCTGCTTCTTGCAAGCCTCTCAGGCTGCGTCGGGACGAGCCCCGCCCCAAGCGAGGGTGCGCCTGTCCAATTCGCTTCCTCCGGGGAGGTGAAGGAGTTCGACCTCTTCGTCCACCACGGCATCATCCAACTCTTCCCTGGCGCAACGGTCCAGGCGATGTTCTTCACCGACAAGGAAACGGCGCCCGCGCCCGGCGAGGTGGTGCACTCGGGCCATGGCACCGTCCCGGGACCGATGATCCGGGTCCGTGAAGGCGACCTCGTGCGGGTCAACGTCCGCAACCTCGCCGCCCCGTTCAACCACACGTTCCACGTCCACGGCCTCATCGTCCCGTGGGAGCAGGACGGCGTCCCGTACCTCACGCAAGCTCCGATCAAGCCCGGCGAGGCGTACACGTACGAGTTCACGTTGAAGCAAAGCGGCACCTATTGGTACCACTGCCACGTCGACGCCGCGCACCACATCGACATGGGGATGTACGGCGCCTTCATAGTGGAGCCCGCAGACAACTCAAAGGAGCCGAAGTTCAACCGCGAGGAGACGCTCATCTTCGACGAGTGGGACACGAGCCACATCCACAATCTCGCCGTCGGCCAGAACGCCATCCCAAAAAGCGGCGACCCGCTTGCGGTCGGCGATTACGCAACGAGGCAGGCGCGAGACGGTTACAACAACCAACAGGTCGCGGCGAACCCGGTGCGTGAGCCGCGCAATTGGTACCCGGAGACGTATCCCCCGTACATGCCGCAGTACAACGCCTTCCTCATCAACGGAAAGGCGTTCCCCGAGACGGAGACCATCTCGGTGGAGACCGGCGACACGTTGCGCCTGCGCCTCATCAACGCCGGCTTCGAGTGGCACGCGATACACCTTCATGGCCACAACTTCTTGGTCACCCACAAGGACGGGTACCTCCTCTCGGCCCCTTACAGGGCCGACACCATCTCGATAGGTCCCGGAGAGCGCTACGACATCGTCGTCGAGTTGAACAACCCCGGAATCTGGATGCTCCAGGATGCGAACGAGCTCTCCCTCCGAAACGACCAGATCTATCCAGGCGGCATGATGACGAGCATCGTGTACAAGTCCTACGCGGACAAGGCGGGCGTGCACAGCCACAGGGCCGCGGATTACCTGAACCTCTACGAGCGCCTCAACGCATGA
- a CDS encoding metal ABC transporter permease encodes MSLPGPADVFAYDFMVRALVAGILVAFLCALLGVFTVLRGMGMISDGLGHVSFAGVAVGLLVGAFPLEFALVAAIVGAVAIQLLQERGLLKSDVAIGLVFTGGLALGIAIVSHGRGLGVNISSYLFGNILAVSAGDVQLVLALGALLAAATALFYKEFLYLTFNEEAARVSGLPVGALNLFFSILIGAGVALAARVVGVLLVSALIVVPAAAALQVARSFKRTLAAAAALGVVAVVVGLYLSFAVDIAAGAAIALVSIGEFAAAASWRLFRSMRSARARKTA; translated from the coding sequence ATGAGCCTCCCGGGCCCCGCGGACGTCTTCGCGTACGACTTCATGGTGCGAGCGCTTGTCGCCGGCATCCTCGTCGCGTTCCTTTGCGCGCTGCTCGGGGTCTTCACGGTGCTACGCGGCATGGGAATGATAAGCGATGGGCTTGGCCACGTGTCGTTCGCGGGCGTCGCCGTGGGCCTACTCGTCGGCGCCTTTCCCCTCGAGTTCGCCCTGGTGGCAGCGATCGTCGGGGCCGTGGCGATCCAATTGCTCCAGGAGCGCGGCCTTCTCAAAAGCGACGTCGCCATCGGCCTCGTCTTCACCGGGGGTCTCGCGCTAGGCATCGCGATCGTGAGCCACGGGCGCGGCCTAGGCGTCAACATCTCGAGCTACCTCTTCGGCAACATCCTTGCCGTGTCCGCGGGCGACGTCCAACTAGTCCTCGCGCTCGGCGCCCTGCTCGCGGCCGCGACGGCGTTATTCTACAAGGAGTTCCTGTACCTCACTTTCAACGAAGAGGCGGCGCGAGTGAGCGGCCTCCCGGTGGGGGCTCTCAACCTGTTCTTCAGCATCCTCATCGGCGCGGGAGTGGCGCTCGCGGCGCGAGTCGTCGGCGTTCTTCTAGTGAGCGCCCTGATCGTGGTCCCGGCGGCTGCGGCGCTGCAGGTCGCCCGGAGTTTCAAGCGGACGCTTGCGGCCGCAGCCGCACTGGGGGTCGTCGCCGTGGTGGTCGGTCTTTACCTCAGTTTCGCCGTCGACATCGCGGCGGGGGCCGCGATCGCGCTTGTGAGCATCGGCGAGTTCGCAGCGGCGGCCTCGTGGCGCTTATTCCGTTCGATGCGCTCCGCAAGGGCGCGTAAGACAGCGTGA
- a CDS encoding winged helix-turn-helix transcriptional regulator, which yields MTSETQHRVLDCIRAYPGIHLRGIERLLGMSSALVHYHVRDLLAKDIIIDEELHGRRRYFDADPARSKRLSQDERDILALLREEAPMNVVLLLLDDGPMSHGELVAQTGLAKSTVTYNIDKLVAAGIVEKDEKGDAQELRLADEKRLRGLLMGHAPTPDLMRKFRRLWEDFYSD from the coding sequence ATGACGAGCGAGACGCAGCATCGCGTGCTGGACTGCATCCGGGCGTACCCCGGCATACATCTAAGGGGCATCGAGCGCCTTCTAGGGATGTCGAGTGCGCTCGTCCATTACCACGTGCGAGACCTCTTGGCGAAGGACATCATCATCGACGAGGAGCTTCACGGGCGAAGGCGCTACTTCGACGCCGACCCGGCGCGTTCAAAACGGCTTTCCCAAGACGAGCGCGACATCTTGGCGCTACTTCGCGAGGAGGCCCCCATGAACGTCGTGCTGCTGCTTCTTGACGACGGCCCGATGTCCCACGGCGAGTTAGTGGCACAGACAGGCCTTGCCAAGAGCACGGTCACTTACAACATCGACAAGTTGGTCGCGGCAGGGATAGTGGAGAAGGACGAGAAGGGCGACGCCCAAGAGCTGCGTCTTGCCGACGAGAAGCGTCTTCGCGGTCTTCTTATGGGACACGCGCCGACGCCGGACCTCATGCGCAAGTTCAGGCGACTCTGGGAGGACTTCTATTCCGATTGA
- a CDS encoding CopG family ribbon-helix-helix protein has protein sequence MNGLGAMVSGAKHANAKPVTVSIPSSLLSELDRLVQETPFSGRSVAVQAALTQFVAEQRASKSTKQQAVVAVCFDKSDERRVAAVKHDYGEIIRNMMHAHLRGNDCVEVFVVDGASSRVASFYSALSALKGIHLVRHTVIPSHVDLL, from the coding sequence GTGAACGGGCTTGGTGCCATGGTGTCCGGCGCAAAGCACGCGAACGCGAAACCCGTCACGGTCTCGATCCCTTCGAGCCTGCTCTCCGAGCTCGACCGCCTCGTCCAAGAGACGCCGTTTTCCGGGCGCAGTGTCGCCGTCCAGGCGGCCCTGACGCAGTTCGTGGCGGAACAGCGGGCCTCCAAGTCCACGAAGCAGCAGGCCGTCGTCGCGGTGTGCTTCGACAAGTCCGACGAGAGGCGCGTCGCCGCCGTGAAGCACGACTACGGCGAGATCATCCGGAACATGATGCATGCGCACCTTCGAGGCAACGACTGCGTGGAGGTCTTCGTCGTGGACGGCGCGTCGTCGCGTGTGGCAAGCTTCTACTCGGCGCTTTCGGCGCTCAAGGGGATACACTTGGTGCGGCATACGGTCATCCCAAGCCACGTGGACCTGCTTTGA
- a CDS encoding CocE/NonD family hydrolase — translation MQRGRLGLVGAILFTATLAGCVSPASTPIDVASAAQTSIGPYSVRAPDVALRLLESGHLVPTIGDDVQIHVRMVRPDTSEKVPIIVQFTPYTAPGRGMLYEPMVPQDSPVRQTVGSNAFSNLEDNFVKQFVRRGFAFGYADVRGTGDSGGCMDLRGQLDIEDAYRLTEWLGTREWSNGKVGFIGASYPGSEAHIAAIANNPHLGGVIPVVASTSFYNYHHKGGVPYSNHFGTNTGYTQNAYGPTRNPQYENWLERQATEPAKCDTSYQLAVQLDQSGAYNAWWNDRNLRWRVGEAKVPVLMGQGLADWNVKPDHIANYYNDLGNARKILIAGQWPHQYPANATLPDASGPGDTARFTAYGAWWEYAVAFFDETLLSVHTGLFDEDIAFIQGSDKVWRTYPGEWPPKGVEKLMLGLTPSGLTLDGSSSGTLSWDAKPKQVAGSPVAADETIGASEQVVLELPPLAGAIHTAGTPKLNVTIVSTAANVHLVAVLEATNETGAWVRENYGYLNPIYRSGLETPEKLIPGKATRVTIEMYPQEDVFKAGTKLRLILRSVDEGRTISAFDEAKIMVMLDGERPAVLKLPLSPIP, via the coding sequence ATGCAGCGGGGGAGACTAGGATTAGTGGGGGCGATACTCTTCACCGCGACCCTCGCTGGGTGCGTTTCCCCTGCTTCCACGCCGATCGACGTCGCATCGGCGGCGCAGACTTCGATCGGTCCCTATTCGGTGCGCGCTCCCGACGTTGCGCTTCGGCTCTTGGAATCCGGGCACCTCGTGCCGACGATCGGCGACGACGTCCAGATCCACGTAAGGATGGTGCGCCCGGACACGAGCGAGAAGGTCCCGATAATCGTCCAGTTCACGCCCTACACGGCGCCGGGTCGAGGCATGCTCTACGAGCCGATGGTGCCACAGGATTCTCCGGTGCGCCAGACGGTCGGATCGAACGCGTTCAGCAACCTCGAGGACAATTTCGTCAAGCAGTTCGTGAGGCGAGGGTTCGCGTTCGGTTACGCCGACGTCCGCGGCACGGGAGATTCTGGCGGGTGCATGGACCTGCGGGGCCAACTCGACATCGAGGACGCGTACCGGCTAACGGAATGGTTGGGGACTCGCGAATGGTCGAACGGCAAGGTCGGTTTCATCGGAGCGAGCTACCCTGGTAGCGAGGCGCACATCGCGGCGATAGCCAACAACCCGCACCTCGGCGGCGTCATCCCTGTCGTCGCGTCAACGAGCTTCTACAATTACCATCACAAGGGAGGCGTCCCGTACTCGAACCATTTCGGGACGAACACCGGTTACACGCAGAACGCCTACGGTCCGACGCGTAACCCCCAGTACGAGAACTGGCTCGAGCGCCAAGCGACGGAGCCCGCAAAGTGCGACACGTCGTACCAGCTCGCGGTCCAGCTCGATCAGTCGGGTGCTTACAACGCCTGGTGGAACGACCGCAACCTCCGCTGGCGCGTCGGCGAGGCCAAAGTGCCCGTACTCATGGGTCAAGGACTCGCCGATTGGAACGTCAAACCGGACCATATCGCGAACTATTACAACGACCTCGGCAACGCGAGGAAGATACTCATCGCGGGCCAGTGGCCGCACCAGTATCCGGCGAACGCGACGTTGCCGGACGCCTCGGGACCCGGGGACACCGCAAGATTCACCGCTTATGGCGCTTGGTGGGAGTACGCGGTCGCGTTCTTCGATGAGACGTTGCTCAGCGTCCACACCGGACTCTTCGATGAGGACATTGCCTTCATCCAGGGAAGCGACAAAGTCTGGCGCACGTATCCGGGCGAATGGCCGCCGAAGGGTGTAGAGAAACTCATGTTGGGCCTCACTCCGTCGGGCCTTACGCTCGACGGGTCATCTTCCGGCACACTTTCGTGGGACGCCAAACCAAAACAGGTTGCTGGCTCGCCGGTGGCGGCCGACGAGACGATCGGCGCCAGTGAACAGGTCGTACTCGAACTTCCTCCGCTCGCTGGGGCGATCCACACGGCGGGGACGCCGAAGCTCAACGTCACTATCGTATCCACTGCGGCAAACGTGCACCTCGTCGCCGTGTTGGAAGCGACGAACGAGACGGGAGCGTGGGTGCGCGAAAACTACGGCTACCTGAACCCGATCTACAGAAGCGGTCTTGAGACGCCGGAGAAGTTGATCCCTGGCAAGGCCACCCGTGTCACGATCGAGATGTATCCGCAGGAGGACGTGTTCAAGGCGGGGACAAAGCTGCGCCTTATCCTGCGTAGCGTGGACGAGGGGCGCACGATTTCAGCCTTCGATGAGGCCAAGATCATGGTGATGCTCGACGGCGAGCGGCCGGCGGTATTGAAGTTGCCGCTAAGCCCGATTCCATAG
- a CDS encoding CopD family protein, with translation MKRANGPLIAVCALLLILFSGEAAAHAVLQSADPSPNGHAEWGVAEVEIRFTEDVEREYTQAEVRGLDQGIVSIGTTEFDEAESNVIRVPTQPLVDGIYVVNWRTLSVDTHTARGSFVFSVGNATLKFTDEVKSHEHAEHSLEVVQNEGIARGLFYMGVFASVGVPAFALVILRKGDTPRRLAAPPAILGLVGAAAGLYVLQSLASRIAAPVEVAAGTDAGTFLVARSGALALAAACGVAAYYAPEKYRRLALAATGGLGVAALYLTASGSHAAALREQTALAVAADLVHLTAASIWVGGLVSFALVLSTAKPPEAGRLVTRFSPIAVGSVAAILLTGTYAAWLHVGTVDRLLSADYGLLVILKASLILPLICLGAYNQYKLGPRLLLGEASSPTLRRVVAVELSLLLIVVGAAGLLASTAPPSADVETGTQGPVPLELAQETKTTHVVLSIRPNPVTVGIQRVSLALHPLSSEPLPNSTEVGLKFAPPGTGEPETIVIPERVRENQWVIEDAFFTEPGVWQVYVIMQRPDEFKKLEFEVEVVEPDSGGSRGD, from the coding sequence ATGAAGCGCGCGAACGGTCCCTTGATCGCCGTCTGCGCGCTTCTTCTCATCCTATTCTCCGGCGAAGCGGCCGCGCACGCCGTCCTTCAAAGCGCCGACCCTTCCCCGAACGGGCACGCCGAGTGGGGGGTGGCCGAGGTCGAGATCCGCTTCACGGAAGACGTCGAACGGGAGTACACCCAAGCCGAGGTGCGGGGCCTCGACCAAGGGATCGTGAGCATTGGAACGACGGAGTTCGATGAAGCGGAATCGAACGTCATCCGGGTCCCGACGCAGCCCCTCGTCGACGGCATATACGTCGTCAATTGGAGGACGCTCTCCGTTGATACGCACACGGCGAGAGGCTCCTTCGTCTTCAGCGTCGGGAACGCGACTTTGAAGTTCACCGACGAGGTGAAAAGCCACGAGCACGCAGAGCACTCGCTTGAGGTCGTGCAGAACGAAGGGATTGCGCGAGGATTGTTCTACATGGGCGTCTTCGCGAGCGTCGGCGTCCCTGCCTTCGCCTTGGTGATCCTTCGCAAAGGCGATACGCCGCGTCGACTGGCGGCTCCCCCGGCCATCCTAGGTCTTGTCGGAGCCGCCGCCGGCCTCTACGTGCTTCAAAGCCTCGCCTCGCGTATCGCCGCCCCCGTGGAAGTCGCCGCCGGGACCGACGCCGGCACATTCCTCGTCGCGCGCTCCGGAGCGCTTGCGCTTGCAGCGGCTTGCGGCGTCGCCGCCTACTACGCGCCTGAAAAATACCGACGACTCGCGCTCGCCGCCACTGGCGGGCTCGGGGTGGCCGCGCTCTACCTCACGGCAAGCGGCAGCCACGCGGCGGCACTTCGGGAACAGACCGCGCTTGCGGTGGCCGCCGACCTCGTCCACCTGACGGCGGCATCGATATGGGTGGGCGGACTAGTGAGTTTCGCCCTTGTCCTATCCACGGCGAAGCCGCCGGAGGCGGGAAGACTCGTGACGCGGTTCTCGCCGATCGCGGTCGGGAGCGTCGCTGCGATCCTCTTGACGGGCACGTACGCCGCGTGGCTTCATGTGGGGACCGTCGACCGCCTACTATCCGCCGACTACGGTCTACTCGTGATACTCAAGGCGTCGCTCATCCTGCCGCTCATTTGTCTCGGCGCTTACAACCAATACAAGTTGGGCCCACGGCTCCTTCTGGGCGAGGCCTCTTCGCCGACGCTGCGCCGCGTCGTGGCTGTCGAGCTGTCGTTGCTTCTCATTGTCGTCGGTGCGGCGGGGCTTCTTGCGTCGACCGCCCCGCCTTCCGCCGATGTGGAGACGGGCACGCAGGGGCCAGTGCCGCTGGAACTCGCGCAAGAGACGAAGACGACGCACGTGGTCTTGAGCATCCGGCCGAACCCGGTGACCGTCGGCATCCAACGCGTCAGTCTGGCGCTTCACCCGCTCTCCTCCGAGCCCTTACCCAACTCGACGGAAGTCGGACTCAAGTTCGCCCCCCCGGGGACCGGGGAGCCGGAGACGATCGTCATCCCCGAGAGGGTGCGCGAGAACCAGTGGGTGATCGAGGATGCCTTTTTCACGGAACCCGGCGTTTGGCAGGTGTACGTCATCATGCAACGCCCGGACGAGTTCAAGAAGCTGGAGTTCGAAGTGGAGGTCGTTGAGCCCGATTCAGGCGGGTCGAGGGGAGACTAG
- a CDS encoding metal ABC transporter ATP-binding protein, translating into MDKPSVLDLTGVSVDYGTDRALEAADLAVERGEFVGVIGPNGGGKTTLLRATLGLVPAREGSIRLFGTHVRSFVDWFRIGYVPQNASHIDPQFPATALEVTMLGRVGRRGLFRWLTAVDREKATHALEEVEAAHLADRLIGSLSGGERQRVLLAKALAGEPELLIMDEPTTGVDPKARSAFYRLLDHLNHEHELTILLISHDTEAILQSAHRIVAVNRRIVFDGAPGVFRERENVLGVYGLHVTHAEEGHGAARGSP; encoded by the coding sequence TTGGACAAACCCTCAGTCCTCGACCTCACCGGCGTCTCCGTCGACTACGGCACCGACCGGGCCCTCGAAGCGGCCGACCTCGCCGTCGAACGGGGCGAGTTCGTAGGTGTCATCGGGCCGAATGGTGGGGGGAAGACGACCCTGCTTCGGGCGACCCTCGGCCTCGTGCCTGCGAGGGAGGGCTCGATACGGCTTTTTGGGACACACGTGCGCAGTTTCGTCGACTGGTTCCGCATCGGGTACGTGCCGCAAAACGCGAGCCATATCGACCCGCAGTTTCCCGCGACCGCTCTCGAGGTGACGATGCTCGGCCGGGTCGGTCGGCGTGGCCTCTTCCGTTGGCTCACGGCCGTCGACCGGGAAAAGGCCACGCACGCGCTCGAAGAGGTCGAAGCCGCACACCTTGCCGACCGCCTCATCGGGTCGCTCTCGGGGGGCGAGAGGCAACGCGTCTTGCTTGCCAAGGCGCTCGCCGGGGAGCCCGAACTCCTCATCATGGACGAGCCCACCACGGGTGTGGATCCGAAGGCGCGGTCGGCCTTCTATCGTCTGCTCGACCATTTGAACCACGAGCACGAACTCACGATCCTACTCATCAGTCACGACACGGAGGCGATCCTCCAAAGCGCCCACCGCATCGTCGCGGTGAACCGGCGCATTGTCTTCGATGGAGCGCCGGGAGTTTTCCGGGAGCGCGAGAACGTCTTGGGGGTCTACGGCCTCCACGTGACGCACGCCGAAGAAGGACACGGGGCGGCACGGGGTTCCCCATGA
- a CDS encoding zinc ABC transporter substrate-binding protein — translation MSAPVRREGEKGRSRSSASRAPLLLALLVIGPAVAGCTAPSPAKTDIVASFYPVRFLVDSIAGGRLSAMTLVSPGVEPHDYELKPSDVGAIEGARLVAYHGAGLEVFEAQVKALAAAAGVEVVEASRGVDRQVRDLGEEGTGIDAHMWLDPVRFKAEAANVGAAVQAVDPGNASFYATRFDALDERLAALDREFAEGLGGCTKPKIITTHASFGYMADRYGFTQYSITGFEPDAEPSAEKVRAAADLARRENITVIFFETLVSPKVAKVVADEIHGTADVLDPVEGLTEEGERAGSDYISLMRRNLAKLRDAMGCT, via the coding sequence ATGAGCGCGCCGGTACGAAGGGAAGGCGAGAAGGGCCGCTCGCGCTCATCGGCGTCGCGGGCGCCGCTCCTCCTGGCGTTGTTGGTCATCGGCCCCGCCGTCGCGGGCTGCACCGCGCCTTCGCCGGCCAAGACCGACATCGTTGCCTCCTTCTACCCGGTGCGTTTCCTCGTAGATTCCATCGCCGGGGGAAGGCTATCGGCCATGACGCTCGTTTCTCCCGGGGTCGAGCCGCACGACTACGAATTGAAACCCTCCGACGTGGGCGCCATCGAAGGGGCCCGCCTCGTCGCCTACCACGGGGCCGGACTCGAGGTCTTCGAGGCGCAGGTGAAAGCGCTGGCGGCAGCGGCGGGTGTCGAGGTGGTCGAAGCCTCCCGGGGAGTCGATCGGCAGGTGCGCGACCTCGGCGAAGAGGGGACCGGCATAGATGCGCACATGTGGTTGGATCCGGTCAGGTTCAAAGCGGAGGCCGCGAACGTCGGGGCCGCAGTCCAGGCGGTGGATCCGGGCAACGCATCGTTTTATGCGACGCGCTTCGACGCGCTGGACGAACGACTCGCCGCCTTGGACAGGGAATTCGCCGAAGGCCTTGGGGGTTGCACAAAGCCGAAGATCATCACGACGCACGCCTCGTTCGGTTACATGGCGGACCGGTACGGTTTCACCCAGTACTCGATAACCGGCTTCGAGCCGGATGCGGAGCCCTCGGCCGAAAAGGTGAGAGCGGCGGCCGACCTTGCAAGGCGCGAGAACATCACCGTGATCTTTTTCGAGACCCTCGTCTCGCCGAAGGTGGCAAAGGTCGTCGCCGACGAGATCCACGGCACGGCCGACGTCCTCGACCCCGTCGAGGGGCTCACGGAGGAGGGCGAACGCGCGGGAAGCGACTACATCTCGCTCATGCGACGGAACCTCGCAAAGCTTCGAGATGCGATGGGGTGCACCTGA
- a CDS encoding AMP-binding protein, whose product MARLEASRLVEAGVDAETAPDLAKRANDVLERHSLDARTPAGQQMIWDSFREILADPSYGHASHAALFQAAFEGREASDGPAPAWSPTAESIARTNVGRLMMEKGFNDYRELHRWSTTEREAFWSTTIATLGIIFKKRPDRMLDPESEPTAPRWLPGAELNIAESHLKAERTKTAIVYRREGATNLRRVTYAELEKLAARIANGLDRLGLPPDAKIALYMPMNVEAVAIYLGIIKSGRAIVGIPDSAAPEALSRRLEIAKATLIFTVDSYSRGGKEFKVYENAKKAGSPRAVVLPSEWTKGFATAMRGPDMTWGQFLSSDVHFASVMRKPGDHSNVLFSSGTTGDPKAIPWTHVTPIKSASDAYWHHDVKAEDVLCWPTSYGWMMGQWLTAASFVNDATMALYNGNPAARGFGEFVRDAGVTLLGTVPKIVQSWRTNKTMEGLDWGKVRLFSSTAEPSQPEDTFYLSWLASKLVDGKAEYTQVMEYSGGTETGGGLNTGTLARPWSPSTFSTPALGLDFVVFDEHGNPSEDGEIGVIGPWIGQSTELLNYDNRDVYYEGMPRGPNGEILRRHGDHLKRLGKDYWRHLGRIDDMININGVKTSSEEIRAAIRHTEVVDTKPIAVTDVSGQHRLVVYAIPKEPTVLASKDSRSLMRAELKTEFAKSIKAKVSPLVGHVHDVVLVQAFETTENNKTKTRKWYRADYERRIADGDL is encoded by the coding sequence GTGGCGAGGCTCGAGGCATCGCGGCTGGTCGAAGCAGGCGTCGACGCCGAAACAGCCCCCGACCTCGCGAAGCGCGCGAACGACGTGCTCGAACGCCATTCCTTGGATGCGAGGACTCCCGCGGGCCAGCAGATGATCTGGGATTCATTTCGCGAGATCCTTGCCGACCCATCGTACGGCCACGCTTCCCACGCGGCGCTTTTCCAAGCCGCGTTCGAAGGCCGTGAAGCCTCGGACGGTCCGGCCCCGGCCTGGTCGCCGACGGCGGAGAGTATCGCCCGCACGAACGTCGGCCGGCTCATGATGGAGAAAGGTTTCAACGATTACCGCGAGCTCCACCGGTGGTCGACGACCGAGCGCGAAGCGTTCTGGTCGACCACGATCGCGACGCTCGGCATCATCTTCAAGAAGAGGCCCGACAGGATGCTCGATCCCGAAAGCGAACCGACGGCCCCGAGGTGGCTTCCAGGCGCCGAGTTGAACATCGCCGAGAGCCACCTCAAGGCGGAGCGGACGAAGACCGCGATCGTCTACCGACGCGAAGGCGCCACGAATCTTCGCCGCGTCACCTACGCCGAATTGGAGAAACTGGCCGCAAGGATCGCAAACGGCCTGGACCGATTGGGGCTTCCCCCCGACGCCAAGATAGCCCTCTATATGCCCATGAACGTCGAGGCCGTCGCCATCTACCTTGGCATCATCAAGAGCGGGAGAGCGATCGTCGGCATCCCGGACTCGGCCGCGCCCGAAGCGCTTTCCCGTCGGCTCGAGATTGCAAAAGCGACGCTCATCTTCACGGTCGATTCCTACTCACGAGGCGGAAAGGAGTTCAAAGTCTACGAGAATGCGAAGAAGGCCGGTTCTCCTCGCGCCGTGGTGCTTCCGTCCGAATGGACCAAGGGGTTCGCGACCGCGATGCGCGGCCCGGACATGACGTGGGGCCAGTTCCTATCGAGCGACGTACACTTCGCAAGCGTCATGCGAAAGCCCGGCGACCACAGCAACGTCCTGTTCTCCTCCGGAACGACCGGGGACCCGAAGGCGATCCCCTGGACGCACGTGACGCCCATCAAGAGCGCATCGGACGCCTACTGGCACCACGACGTGAAAGCGGAGGATGTCCTGTGCTGGCCGACGAGCTACGGTTGGATGATGGGCCAATGGCTCACCGCCGCAAGCTTCGTGAACGACGCGACGATGGCCCTCTACAACGGCAACCCGGCGGCGCGCGGATTCGGCGAGTTCGTCCGCGACGCCGGGGTGACCTTGCTCGGGACCGTGCCGAAGATCGTGCAAAGCTGGCGGACGAACAAGACGATGGAAGGCCTCGACTGGGGAAAGGTGAGACTGTTCAGCTCCACGGCCGAACCGTCTCAACCGGAGGACACCTTCTACCTTTCGTGGCTTGCGTCAAAACTCGTCGACGGGAAAGCTGAGTACACGCAGGTCATGGAGTATTCCGGTGGAACGGAGACCGGCGGGGGCCTCAACACGGGGACGCTTGCGAGGCCGTGGTCGCCCTCGACTTTTTCGACCCCGGCGCTGGGTCTTGATTTCGTGGTCTTCGACGAGCATGGCAACCCCTCGGAAGATGGCGAGATCGGCGTCATCGGTCCCTGGATCGGACAATCCACGGAACTCCTCAACTACGACAACCGCGACGTGTACTATGAAGGGATGCCCCGTGGGCCGAACGGCGAGATTCTCCGCCGACACGGCGACCACTTGAAGCGTCTTGGGAAGGATTACTGGCGCCACTTGGGCCGCATCGACGACATGATCAACATCAACGGCGTGAAGACGTCAAGCGAAGAGATCCGCGCCGCAATCCGTCATACCGAGGTCGTCGACACGAAACCCATCGCGGTGACCGACGTTAGCGGTCAGCACCGGCTCGTCGTCTACGCGATCCCGAAGGAGCCGACGGTGCTCGCATCGAAGGATTCCCGTTCGCTCATGAGGGCTGAACTCAAGACCGAATTCGCGAAATCGATAAAGGCGAAAGTGAGCCCCCTCGTGGGACACGTCCACGATGTCGTCCTCGTCCAGGCGTTCGAGACGACCGAGAACAACAAGACGAAGACGAGGAAGTGGTACCGGGCGGACTATGAAAGGCGCATCGCCGACGGGGATCTCTGA